The nucleotide sequence AAGCGTTCAGACAGGTGCTTTCATCTATCCAATTTCTTTCACGCCCGTCCTGCTTCACAAAAATATGATGATGACGGTTTCGTCTAAACTGCTTAAAAATTTCAAACAACGTTTCATTACCATGGACGAGTACCGGCGAGTTTTTTCTCAAGGTTGGTTTTTCACTATAGCGTTTCAATAAAAAACGAAATAATAGATAATTTCTTTGCTTCCATTCTAGACGATTTTCCCACAATATAAAAATGACAAGCATTGCCGTACTTAAAGGTAATGCATTAGAGCTCACAACGACTACTGTAAAGAGAAGACAAAAAAGAACGGAGCACACGATAGTTAAACTATGTGCTGCACGATATGGTTTTATCGTCGAGGATAAGAGTTGCAGAACCTTGCCACCGTCTAATGGCCAAATGGGCATTAAATTAAACAACAGGATTGTTGTATTATATTGCAAAGCCGTATCTGTAACAGATGGAGACCACCAGTTTAAATAAGCCATTAAACCAATAAAGCCATACATCCAAATATGCTGAATAGGACCGGCTAAGACGACCAATAGCTCCTCTTTGATCGATCTATTTCCGTGTTCTTCTGTCTCCATGACTCCACCAAAAACCCATAGGCTAATTTTCCGGATGCGCCAATGGAAGGACTTGGCTGCAAGATAGTGACCAAATTCATGCACGATCACGATCGTGAAAATTAGACATAATTCCATAAAAGTACCTGTGACCATTGCGG is from Radiobacillus kanasensis and encodes:
- a CDS encoding M50 family metallopeptidase; protein product: MSVLKAFHFLPPIHIHPILWLFAITAMVTGTFMELCLIFTIVIVHEFGHYLAAKSFHWRIRKISLWVFGGVMETEEHGNRSIKEELLVVLAGPIQHIWMYGFIGLMAYLNWWSPSVTDTALQYNTTILLFNLMPIWPLDGGKVLQLLSSTIKPYRAAHSLTIVCSVLFCLLFTVVVVSSNALPLSTAMLVIFILWENRLEWKQRNYLLFRFLLKRYSEKPTLRKNSPVLVHGNETLFEIFKQFRRNRHHHIFVKQDGRERNWIDESTCLNAYFAFKQHQAKAKDLV